Proteins from one Ignavibacteriales bacterium genomic window:
- a CDS encoding response regulator, translating to MQKRILLIDDEPSLRRSLSLGLNQRGIDVDLSENGINALKKIDLYKKNDIVLDTVVLDIQLPDIDGIKLGKIIKSKYPNTSMIYITGYANKLEETEIDNLKVDAFLEKPFDVDDLTAEINRILEKQPKSPNKEIHEKKEEKTIAAYMLLKVDPKADFFAVYKKLYFMENVLYCDATKGDVDIFLLVQSDSIEKCKELFEKEIQTLDGIKEAEFLPVSVPMMTDNIKEIINSAGISLSNEIPSLGAARDSSQSVCSYVLVEVEKEKIEDIYPILKLTENVVYCDFISGKFNLIMMVSGTHFGQIDKFLENKLVNLDGVVKIKKYPIINIYEM from the coding sequence ATGCAAAAGAGAATTTTATTAATTGATGATGAGCCCTCATTAAGGCGATCACTTTCTCTCGGATTAAATCAGAGAGGGATTGATGTTGATCTGAGCGAAAACGGTATTAATGCCCTAAAGAAAATTGATCTCTACAAAAAGAATGATATTGTACTCGATACTGTAGTACTTGATATTCAACTGCCGGATATAGACGGAATCAAACTCGGTAAAATTATTAAATCAAAATATCCAAACACATCTATGATTTACATTACCGGTTATGCTAATAAACTTGAAGAGACTGAGATTGATAATTTGAAGGTAGATGCATTTCTCGAAAAACCATTTGATGTAGATGATCTAACTGCTGAGATTAACCGAATACTTGAGAAGCAGCCGAAATCTCCAAACAAAGAGATTCATGAAAAGAAGGAAGAAAAAACAATTGCGGCCTATATGCTCTTGAAGGTTGATCCTAAAGCCGACTTCTTTGCAGTTTATAAAAAATTATACTTTATGGAAAACGTATTGTATTGTGATGCTACAAAAGGCGACGTAGATATTTTTTTATTGGTACAATCTGACTCCATCGAAAAATGTAAAGAGCTATTTGAGAAAGAGATTCAAACTCTGGATGGAATTAAAGAAGCTGAATTTCTTCCTGTTAGTGTACCGATGATGACAGATAATATTAAAGAAATAATCAATTCGGCGGGTATATCTCTTTCAAATGAGATTCCCAGTCTTGGTGCTGCAAGGGATTCAAGTCAATCTGTCTGTTCATATGTATTAGTAGAAGTTGAAAAAGAGAAGATCGAAGATATTTATCCAATACTGAAACTCACGGAAAATGTAGTTTATTGTGATTTCATTTCCGGGAAATTCAATTTAATAATGATGGTAAGCGGAACTCACTTTGGCCAGATTGATAAATTTCTCGAAAATAAATTAGTCAACTTGGATGGCGTTGTAAAAATTAAAAAATATCCGATCATCAATATTTATGAAATGTAA
- the tkt gene encoding transketolase, which yields MKNYLDGSVEKLAANTIRLLAAEGVQKANSGHPGMPMGMADVASVLWSEFLKHNPDEPKWVNRDRFVLSAGHGSMLLYSLLHVSGYAVTIDDLKSFRQWGSRTPGHPEYNHLPGVETTTGPLGQGFANGVGMAIASKMIAARFNDDKNQLFGNHYIYGIVSDGGLMEGISHEAASIAGHLKLGNIIYFYDDNSITIEGNTELTFSENIAKRFEAYGWQTLQIDAYDHDGIRRSIKIAQSEKEKPTIIITKSHIGFGSPHKVDTPEVHGSPLGKEELAETKKNLGWNYEQDFYVPDEVKNLFGATKKLLINEYYNWTDKFESWEKENPDKAELFNKYQNGWLPENLYEELLNAAGKEANATRVLSSKVIQKIAELVPNFIGGSADLAPSTNTLMKNYSAIAPGKFEGRNFHFGIREHAMGSILNGITLYGGFKVFGATFLVFSDYMRPSIRLAAIMGLPVVYVFTHDSIFLGEDGPTHQPIEHLAVLRAIPNVTVLRPADGIETAAAWYYALYHKGGPIALILTRQKIDPIVRGLDFDPKEVLKGGYVVSQENGKNVDLVIASTGSELPVAIAAQKLLEGKLSVRVISILSKEIFERHNEDYKKKIVPDNVPVVVIEAASMTGWGDLFRNKLLTIGMTGFGASAPYQTLAEKFGFTGEQVAKKIEEWLK from the coding sequence ATGAAAAATTATTTAGATGGGAGTGTAGAAAAATTAGCTGCGAATACAATTCGACTCCTTGCGGCTGAAGGTGTTCAAAAAGCAAATTCAGGTCATCCCGGAATGCCGATGGGTATGGCTGATGTTGCGTCAGTTTTATGGAGCGAATTTTTAAAACATAATCCCGATGAACCTAAATGGGTGAACAGGGACCGTTTTGTTTTGTCTGCAGGTCATGGTTCAATGCTTTTATATTCTTTACTACATGTTAGCGGATATGCTGTAACAATTGATGATTTAAAATCTTTCAGGCAATGGGGAAGCAGAACACCGGGTCATCCCGAGTACAATCATCTTCCAGGAGTGGAAACTACAACTGGTCCGTTGGGACAAGGATTTGCAAACGGTGTCGGAATGGCGATCGCATCAAAAATGATTGCCGCTAGATTCAACGATGATAAAAATCAATTGTTTGGAAATCATTACATCTACGGAATTGTTAGTGACGGCGGTTTGATGGAAGGAATTTCTCACGAAGCTGCTTCGATTGCCGGACATTTGAAACTCGGTAACATAATTTACTTTTATGACGATAACAGCATAACAATTGAAGGAAATACTGAACTAACTTTTTCGGAAAATATTGCAAAAAGATTTGAAGCTTACGGATGGCAAACTCTGCAGATTGATGCTTATGATCATGATGGTATTCGCCGATCAATTAAAATTGCACAGAGCGAAAAAGAAAAACCAACTATCATCATAACAAAGTCTCACATAGGGTTTGGCAGTCCGCATAAAGTTGATACGCCTGAAGTTCACGGTTCACCTTTAGGCAAAGAAGAATTAGCTGAAACCAAAAAGAATTTGGGATGGAATTACGAGCAAGATTTTTATGTGCCTGATGAAGTTAAAAATTTATTTGGAGCGACAAAAAAGTTATTAATAAATGAATACTATAATTGGACTGATAAATTCGAATCGTGGGAAAAAGAAAATCCCGACAAAGCAGAATTGTTTAACAAATATCAGAATGGATGGTTGCCTGAAAATCTTTATGAAGAATTATTAAATGCCGCTGGTAAGGAAGCAAATGCAACACGCGTATTATCAAGTAAGGTAATTCAGAAAATTGCAGAGCTTGTTCCTAATTTTATCGGCGGTTCTGCAGATCTCGCTCCTTCAACAAATACTTTAATGAAAAACTACAGCGCAATCGCTCCCGGAAAATTTGAAGGAAGAAATTTTCATTTTGGAATCCGTGAACATGCGATGGGTTCAATTCTTAACGGCATTACACTTTACGGCGGCTTCAAAGTTTTTGGTGCAACTTTTTTAGTTTTTTCAGATTACATGCGCCCTTCAATTAGACTTGCTGCTATTATGGGATTACCCGTTGTTTATGTTTTTACTCACGATAGTATTTTTCTCGGTGAAGACGGACCTACTCATCAGCCGATTGAACATTTAGCTGTACTTCGTGCAATTCCAAACGTTACCGTCTTAAGACCGGCAGACGGAATTGAAACTGCCGCCGCTTGGTATTATGCTTTATATCATAAAGGTGGACCGATTGCATTAATTCTTACAAGACAGAAAATTGATCCGATTGTTCGAGGACTAGATTTTGATCCTAAAGAAGTTTTGAAAGGCGGATATGTGGTATCACAAGAAAATGGAAAGAATGTTGATTTGGTTATTGCATCTACCGGCTCTGAACTGCCAGTCGCTATTGCTGCACAAAAATTACTGGAAGGCAAATTATCAGTTAGAGTCATTTCTATTCTTTCAAAAGAAATTTTTGAAAGACATAATGAAGATTACAAAAAGAAAATTGTTCCCGATAATGTTCCGGTTGTAGTAATCGAAGCTGCATCTATGACCGGTTGGGGAGATTTGTTTAGAAATAAATTATTAACCATTGGAATGACTGGATTCGGTGCTTCGGCTCCTTATCAAACTTTAGCAGAAAAATTTGGCTTTACTGGGGAACAAGTAGCTAAGAAAATTGAAGAATGGCTTAAATAA
- the gnd gene encoding decarboxylating NADP(+)-dependent phosphogluconate dehydrogenase, which yields MNKADIGLIGLAVMGENLVLNMESHGFTVAVYNRTVDKVNNFINGRGKGKKFIGAHSIEELVDSLSSPRKIMMMVKAGQAVDDLIEMLVPHLDKGDIIIDGGNSHFTDSIRRTKYLESKGLLFIGTGVSGGEEGALKGPSIMPGGSKAAWPFVKPIFQSIAAKVEDGSPCCDWVGEDGAGHFVKMVHNGIEYGDMQLITEAYLIMRNLLGMSADEMHEVFKEWNKGELNSYLIEITRDILAFKDEDGKPLVDKILDTAGQKGTGKWTVNASLDAGVPLTLIGEAVFGRNLSAMKNERVEASKILHGPKPKFEGDKKAFIEDISKALFASKLVSYAQGYVLMKAAAEEYKWNLNNGGIALMWRGGCIIRSVFLGKIKEAFDKNPALSNLLLDPFFKEKIESSQEAWRRVVAASVLNGIWIPSMTTALNYFDGYRTEKLPANLLQAQRDFFGAHTYERIDKPRGEFFHTNWTGHGGKTASTTYSV from the coding sequence ATGAATAAAGCAGATATAGGTTTGATAGGTCTTGCCGTAATGGGAGAAAACCTTGTATTAAATATGGAAAGTCATGGCTTTACTGTAGCTGTATATAATAGAACTGTTGACAAGGTAAATAATTTTATAAACGGACGCGGTAAGGGAAAAAAATTTATTGGTGCTCATTCGATTGAAGAATTAGTTGATAGTTTAAGCTCACCCAGAAAAATTATGATGATGGTAAAAGCCGGGCAAGCCGTGGATGATCTAATTGAAATGCTAGTTCCTCATCTTGATAAAGGCGATATTATTATTGATGGCGGTAATTCACATTTTACGGATTCAATTAGAAGAACAAAATATTTGGAAAGCAAAGGTTTGTTGTTCATCGGCACTGGAGTTTCCGGCGGAGAAGAAGGCGCATTAAAAGGTCCGTCAATTATGCCTGGTGGTTCAAAAGCTGCATGGCCATTTGTTAAGCCTATCTTTCAATCAATCGCTGCAAAAGTTGAAGACGGTTCTCCGTGCTGTGACTGGGTTGGTGAAGACGGTGCGGGACATTTTGTTAAAATGGTTCACAACGGAATTGAATACGGCGACATGCAGTTAATTACCGAAGCATATTTAATTATGCGCAACTTGCTTGGAATGTCTGCAGATGAAATGCATGAAGTTTTTAAGGAATGGAATAAAGGCGAGTTGAATAGTTATCTAATAGAAATTACAAGAGATATTCTTGCATTCAAGGATGAAGACGGAAAACCGTTGGTTGATAAAATTTTAGATACGGCAGGACAAAAAGGAACAGGTAAATGGACTGTGAATGCTTCGCTTGATGCCGGTGTTCCTTTAACTTTAATCGGGGAAGCAGTTTTTGGCCGTAATCTTTCTGCAATGAAAAATGAAAGAGTTGAAGCATCAAAAATATTACACGGACCAAAACCGAAATTTGAAGGTGATAAAAAAGCGTTCATCGAAGATATTAGCAAAGCGTTATTTGCTTCGAAGCTAGTTTCTTATGCTCAAGGTTACGTGTTGATGAAAGCTGCCGCGGAAGAATACAAATGGAATTTAAACAATGGCGGAATTGCTTTGATGTGGCGCGGCGGTTGTATCATTCGTTCAGTATTTCTCGGCAAGATCAAAGAAGCATTCGATAAAAATCCGGCACTTTCAAATTTATTGTTAGATCCATTCTTCAAAGAGAAAATTGAAAGTTCTCAAGAAGCTTGGAGAAGAGTCGTTGCCGCTTCTGTTCTAAATGGAATTTGGATTCCTTCCATGACAACAGCGTTAAATTATTTTGACGGTTACCGAACTGAAAAATTACCCGCTAATCTGTTGCAAGCGCAAAGGGATTTTTTTGGTGCGCATACTTATGAAAGAATTGATAAACCGCGCGGAGAATTTTTCCATACAAATTGGACGGGACACGGCGGAAAAACCGCATCAACAACTTATTCAGTTTAA